Proteins encoded in a region of the Myxococcales bacterium genome:
- a CDS encoding serine/threonine protein kinase translates to MFVCPDCGHSQPAPGACPSDQTPLVSRGDDALVGTSVGVYRIAKLLGVGGMGRVYKGVHPQIGSRVAVKVLSRECADRADLVERFFSEARAVNLIRHESIVNILDLSQLPDGRPYIIMEYLDGAPLNDLIEKRGPLPLGGMARLMTEALDALGAAHAKGIVHRDLKPDNIYVTPAGRPKVLDFGIAKLRPELGGSATQTGSLLGTPHYMSPEQALGKPVDLRTDIYAMGVILFECATGRKPFAGDSLFDLLRKHIDEPPPPPHLLRPDMPPAMEQVILRALAKDPNHRFGSAAELAQALMHSTQQLGPDAWTTVSPASLARMSAQGGVPGYPTPASWPGGGTPMPLPGGPTAPGGPPMMHGGTPMPMYGAPGSYPPPSPSMASAAGQVLPQQTQASRSSKGVLFALAGLALVGGGVAAALIVGGGSDDAKPDVGSGSASGSAMTPTELTAAGSALAGSGSSMAGSGAVEPPTADRLAAAADQLAKAGDQLEQLDPDHLAAMVDTAAQLAGSGKAGAMRPPPPPLPGNPTTPTTPTTPTTPTTPTPAGATDLDKRVAAFSSGEPACDDYIRLMLAASKCDKLASSADSMRTGVTGMMQGYARFNQMPADMRQTAVDGCTTASASMRSMLKQFACAYPAPPKGGATASGAPAPDPDPPLPIDKPHNIRIAGFNPSSFDFMAWLPSALAEAKKVLPDAQLTRIDADGVAPDGRAHLDVSDDFQVLYRFVSTTAAQPPPNHPKGLKWEPLCMVQIFVEADEVMVIPMKGFGCEKPIPKPKCSAKQIWAKAIAKGAPDSNAYASLWFGYAGGKWSFDIKDDFSDSFIDGC, encoded by the coding sequence ATGTTCGTCTGTCCTGACTGCGGCCACAGCCAACCTGCGCCCGGCGCGTGCCCGTCCGATCAGACCCCGCTGGTGTCGCGCGGCGACGACGCGCTGGTCGGGACCTCGGTCGGCGTCTACCGGATCGCCAAGCTGCTCGGCGTCGGCGGCATGGGCCGCGTCTACAAGGGCGTGCACCCGCAGATCGGCAGCCGCGTGGCGGTCAAGGTGCTGTCGCGCGAGTGCGCCGATCGCGCCGACCTGGTCGAGCGGTTCTTCTCGGAGGCGCGCGCGGTCAACCTGATCCGCCACGAGAGCATCGTCAACATCCTCGATCTGTCGCAGCTCCCCGACGGTCGCCCGTACATCATCATGGAGTACCTCGACGGGGCGCCGCTCAACGACCTGATCGAGAAGCGCGGGCCGCTGCCGCTGGGCGGGATGGCCCGGCTGATGACCGAGGCGCTCGACGCGCTCGGCGCGGCCCACGCCAAGGGCATCGTCCACCGCGATCTCAAGCCCGACAACATCTACGTCACGCCGGCCGGGCGCCCCAAGGTGCTCGACTTCGGCATCGCCAAGCTGCGACCCGAGCTGGGCGGCTCGGCGACGCAGACCGGCTCGCTGCTCGGCACGCCGCACTACATGTCGCCCGAGCAGGCGCTGGGCAAGCCGGTCGATCTACGCACCGACATCTACGCGATGGGCGTGATCCTCTTCGAGTGCGCCACCGGCCGCAAGCCGTTCGCCGGCGACTCGCTGTTCGACCTGCTGCGCAAGCACATCGACGAGCCGCCGCCGCCGCCGCACCTGCTCCGGCCCGACATGCCGCCGGCGATGGAGCAGGTCATCCTGCGCGCGCTCGCCAAGGATCCCAACCATCGCTTCGGCTCGGCCGCCGAGCTGGCCCAGGCGCTGATGCACTCGACGCAGCAGCTGGGGCCCGACGCCTGGACCACGGTGTCGCCAGCCAGCCTGGCGCGGATGAGCGCGCAGGGCGGGGTCCCGGGCTACCCGACGCCGGCGAGCTGGCCGGGCGGCGGCACGCCGATGCCGCTGCCGGGCGGGCCGACCGCGCCGGGCGGGCCGCCGATGATGCACGGCGGCACGCCGATGCCGATGTACGGCGCGCCGGGCAGCTACCCGCCGCCGTCGCCGTCGATGGCGTCGGCCGCGGGCCAGGTGCTGCCGCAGCAGACCCAGGCGTCGAGGTCGAGCAAGGGCGTGCTGTTCGCGCTGGCCGGGCTGGCCTTGGTCGGCGGCGGCGTCGCCGCGGCGCTGATCGTCGGCGGCGGCTCGGACGACGCCAAGCCCGACGTCGGCTCGGGCAGCGCCAGCGGCTCGGCCATGACGCCGACCGAGCTGACGGCCGCGGGCTCAGCGCTGGCGGGCTCGGGCTCGTCGATGGCGGGCTCGGGCGCGGTCGAGCCGCCGACCGCGGACCGGCTCGCGGCCGCGGCCGATCAGCTCGCGAAGGCGGGCGATCAGCTCGAGCAGCTGGATCCCGATCACCTCGCCGCGATGGTCGACACCGCCGCGCAGCTCGCGGGCAGCGGCAAGGCCGGCGCGATGCGTCCGCCGCCGCCGCCGCTGCCGGGGAACCCGACCACGCCGACCACGCCGACCACGCCGACCACGCCGACCACGCCGACCCCCGCGGGCGCGACCGATCTCGACAAGCGCGTCGCGGCCTTCTCGAGCGGCGAGCCGGCCTGCGACGACTACATCCGGCTGATGCTCGCGGCGTCGAAGTGCGACAAGCTCGCGTCGTCGGCCGATAGCATGCGCACCGGCGTGACCGGCATGATGCAGGGCTACGCGCGCTTCAACCAGATGCCCGCCGACATGCGCCAGACCGCGGTCGACGGCTGCACCACCGCCTCGGCCAGCATGCGCTCGATGCTCAAGCAGTTCGCGTGCGCGTACCCGGCGCCGCCCAAGGGCGGGGCGACCGCCAGCGGCGCGCCGGCGCCCGATCCCGATCCGCCGCTGCCGATCGACAAGCCGCACAACATCCGGATCGCCGGGTTCAACCCGTCGAGCTTCGACTTCATGGCGTGGTTGCCGAGCGCGCTGGCCGAGGCCAAGAAGGTGCTGCCCGACGCGCAGCTGACGCGGATCGACGCCGACGGGGTCGCGCCCGACGGCCGCGCCCACCTCGACGTGTCCGACGACTTCCAGGTGCTGTACCGGTTCGTGTCGACCACGGCCGCGCAGCCGCCGCCCAACCACCCCAAGGGCCTCAAGTGGGAGCCGCTGTGCATGGTCCAGATCTTCGTCGAGGCCGACGAGGTGATGGTGATCCCGATGAAGGGCTTCGGCTGCGAGAAGCCGATCCCCAAGCCCAAGTGCTCGGCCAAGCAGATCTGGGCCAAGGCCATCGCCAAGGGCGCGCCCGACTCCAACGCCTACGCGTCGTTGTGGTTCGGCTACGCCGGCGGCAAGTGGAGCTTCGACATCAAGGACGACTTCTCCGACTCGTTCATCGACGGCTGCTGA